A genomic segment from Thermothielavioides terrestris NRRL 8126 chromosome 4, complete sequence encodes:
- a CDS encoding 40S ribosomal protein S12: MSVLDALKGVLKLSLMHDGLARGLREASKALDRRQAHMCVLNESCEEEAYKKLVIALCSEHKIPLIKVPDGKQLGEWAGLCVLDREGNARKVVNCSCVVVKDWGEESQERSILLNYFQSEA, translated from the exons ATGTCGGTGCTGGACGCGCTCAAGGGCGTGCTGAAGCTGTCGCTGATGCACGACGGCCTGGcgcgcggcctgcgcgaggCGTCCAAGGCGCTGGACCGGAGGCAGGCGCACATGTGCGTGCTCAACGAGTCgtgcgaggaggaggcctACAAGAAGCTCGTCATCGCCCTCTGCTCCGAGCACAAGATCCCGCTCATCAAGGTGCCCGACGGcaagcagctcggcgagTGGGCTGGTCTCT GCGTCCTGGACCGCGAGGGCAACGCCCGCAAGGTTGTCAACTGCTCTTGCGTCGTCGTCAAGGACTGGGGTGAGGAGTCGCAGGAGCGGTCGATCCTGCTCAACTACTTCCAGTCCGAGGCGTAA
- a CDS encoding 40S ribosomal protein S22 produces MVRTSVLHDALNSINNAEKAGKRQVLIRPSSKVIVKFLQVMQRHGYIGEFEEVDNHRSGKIVVQLNGRLNKCGVISPRYNVRLAELEKWVVKLLPARQFGYVILTTSAGIMDHEEARRKHVAGKIIGFFY; encoded by the exons ATGGTCCGCACCTCCGTCCTGCACGATGCCCTCAACAGCATCAACAacgccgagaaggccggcaAGCGCCAGGTCCTGATCCGGCCCTCGTCGAAGGTTATTGTCAAGTTCCTGCAAGTCATGCAGCGCCACG GCTACATTGGCGAGTTCGAGGAGGTCGACAACCACCGCAGCGGCAAGATCGTTGTCCAGCTCAACGGCCG TCTCAACAAGTGCGGTGTTATCTCTCCGCGCTACAACGTCCGGCTGGCCGAGCTTGAGAAGTGGGTTGTGAAGCTCCTGCCTGCGCGTCAGTTCGGCTACGTCATCCTGACCACCTCGGCTGGTATCATGGACCACGAGGAGGCCCGTCGCAAGCACGTCGCTGGCAAGATCATTGGCTTCTTCTACTAG
- a CDS encoding glycosyltransferase family 90 protein (CAZy_ID 269799), which translates to MRNRQLGVLGAVLFFVFCLYSLSRIQPGGLVPTAQQGPADSQADISISEIIADFSNQHFASTKPKLAPGGPHPIRHLIADAEREFEAVKARQSRTLRDAVAEYRRRYGLPPPPHFDKWWSFAKSRNVQLVDEFDTIHELLTPFWGLKPATIRARVREVLGYGFENQLMGVQVRNGNATHIFGGFDWIQTALVSMMQSFVEYLPDMDLAFNANDEPRVVIPHDDMARLVHTARTVAMPAANAAKSLRNGFTAKPAGLNYDGRFDEVKQTRFNMFPHQAVWTHSRMSCPPDAPARILDEADQFDDISKYAVSDLGFVYNWTAMSDICLSPSLAYTYGFFDRPNAYGVIHDLVPIFSQSKISSYADILYPSPWYWADKVPYAEENDPAWPDKLDRLYWRGSTTGGFSRNGGWRRQHRQRFVQKINAPDTATILLPPPSSSSSSPSTTDPNKNNNPDTTNNNNDNANTNNNAISSPTQQQWTPHPTPRGAFKSLIDVAFSHVGQCDPGDCDAQRAFFTVRDYADQADVLRNRHVLDLDGNAFSGRFYALLRSRSLVYKWAVFREWHAAWLRPWVHFVPLSLHGGDWLEAVRFFAGAGGGGGSGSGSGSEDEGKVGEVKAEGKKSGGEKGGKREKKEGKEGKGKKVKREETEKVGRREQQQDEEAAANKREKKTDGDDGLGRKEAERLAMQGREWAQKALRNEDLEAWFFRLLLEYGRVIDDDRENIGYAL; encoded by the exons ATGCGCAACCGTCAGCTCggcgtgctcggcgccgtcctATTCTTCGTCTTCTGCCTTTATTCGCTCTCCCGGATCCAGCCAGGCGGTCTTGTGCCGACAGCGCAACAGGGCCCTGCGGATTCCCAGGCCGACATCAGCATCAGCGAGATCATCGCCGACTTCAGCAACCAGCACTTCGCATCCACCAAACCAAAGCTGGCGCCCGGCGGGCCGCACCCGATACGGCACCTCATCGCTGATGCGGAGCGCGAGTTCGAGGCCGTCAAGGCGCGCCAGTCGCGGACGCTGCGCGACGCCGTGGCCGAGTACCGACGGCGGTATGGattgccgccgcctccgcacTTCGACAAGTGGTGGTCCTTCGCCAAGAGCAGGAATGTGCAGCTTGTGGACGAGTTCGACACGATACATGAGCTGCTGACGCCCTTCTGGGGCCTGAAGCCGGCGACGATCCGGGCGCGCGTGCGCGAGGTGCTTGGCTACGGCTTCGAGAACCAGCTCATGGGCGTGCAGGTGCGCAATGGCAATGCGACGCACATCTTCGGCGGCTTCGATTGGATACAGACCGCCCTGGTCTCCATGATGCAGAGCTTCGTCGAGTACCTGCCCGACATGGACTTGGCCTTCAATGCCAACGACGAGCCGCGCGTCGTGATCCCACACGACGACATGGCGCGCCTGGTGCACACGGCGAGGACGGTCGCCATGCCGGCCGCCAACGCGGCCAAGTCCCTCAGGAACGGATTCACCGCGAAACCCGCGGGGCTCAATTACGACGGCCGCTTCGACGAGGTCAAGCAGACCCGCTTCAACATGTTCCCCCACCAAGCCGTGTGGACGCACTCGCGCATGTCGTGCCCGCCGGACGCGCCAGCGCGCATCCTGGACGAAGCCGACCAGTTCGACGACATCTCCAAGTACGCGGTCAGCGACCTCGGCTTCGTCTACAACTGGACGGCCATGTCCGACATCTGCCTGTCCCCTTCGCTCGCGTACACGTACGGCTTCTTCGACCGGCCCAACGCCTATGGCGTGATCCACGACCTGGTTCCCATCTTTTCGCAGTCCAAGATCTCGTCCTACGCCGACATCCTCTACCCGTCGCCGTGGTACTGGGCCGACAAGGTGCCCTACGCCGAGGAGAACGACCCGGCCTGGCCCGACAAGCTCGACCGCCTGTACTGGCGCGGCTCCACGACGGGAGGCTTCTCCCGCAacggcggctggcgccgccagcaccgccagcgcTTCGTGCAGAAGATCAACGCCCCGGACACGGCCACCATCCTTctcccgccgcccagcagcagctcgagcagcccTTCTACCACTGACCCCAACAAGAACAACAACCCGGATACCACCAACAATAATAACGACAAcgccaacaccaacaacaacgccATCTCCTCCCCGACCCAGCAACAATGGACACCGCACCCGACGCCACGCGGGGCCTTCAAGTCCCTGATCGACGTCGCCTTCTCGCACGTGGGGCAGTGCGACCCGGGCGACTGCGACGCGCAGCGGGCCTTCTTCACCGTGCGGGACTACGCGGACCAGGCGGACGTGCTGCGCAACCGGCACGTGCTGGACCTGGACGGCAACGCCTTCTCGGGCCGCTTCtacgcgctgctgcgcagccgCTCGCTCGTCTACAAGTGGGCCGTCTTCCGCGAGTGGCACGCCGCCTGGCTGCGCCCCTGGGTGCACTTCGTGCCGCTCAGCCTGCACGGCGGGGACTGGCTCGAGGCCGTGCGGTTCttcgctggtgctggcggcggcggtggaagTGGAAGTGGAAGTGGAAGTGAGGATGAGGGAAAGGTCGGGGAGGTGAAAGCGGAAGGAAAGAAGAGCGGGGGTGAGAAGGGGGGGAAGAGAGAAaagaaggaggggaaggagggaaaggggaagaaggTGAAGAGGGAGGAGACGGAGAAGGTGGGAAGGAGGGAACAACAACAAGATgaagaggcggcggcgaacaAGAGGGAAAAGAAAACGGACGGAGATGATGGGCTCGGGAGGAAAGAGGCGGAACGGTTGGCGATGCAGGGCCGCGAGTGGGCTCAAAAAGCCTTGCGGAACGAGGATCTCGAGGCGTGGTTTTTCAGGTTACTGTTGGA ATACGGCCGCGTCATTGACGACGACAGGGAGAACATCGGATACGCCCTCTGA